Proteins from a genomic interval of Dermacentor variabilis isolate Ectoservices chromosome 8, ASM5094787v1, whole genome shotgun sequence:
- the LOC142590739 gene encoding uncharacterized protein LOC142590739, with protein sequence MASSDPPSAEASASTAAAPTPPKAVSVGTQLPHAATAPSETGVGSSSARYSNPGPSSTPESTSSSRADAAAQGVATTNERAMFEASLKRLVAQQQRHLPPPLPQSSSRQRSSSMPDVASTGLKTSIRRACYSASASGACSPNEYESSPLGVRTPGREPHAIKSTLSYLDLAEPWRDVFRGTSVQFTLTGHIAYAPSSSGRSELPESTSSSVAKLARTWAHDLSADARRNTTLAEVGAATSGSATSGSSAAYCTPAKVAIVVQLELLTDRPLRLRSLTGAGHQGPDALLEAAAFERAAARKRNRAVPQRQSQLRFAGTTRTATGEAVGYRPRSPASSGSATTADSSGSTEPEEPPN encoded by the exons ATGGCCTCCTCCGATCCACCGTCCGCGGAGGCGTCCGCCTCCACAGCGGCCGCGCCGACGCCCCCGAAAGCGGTTTCCGTGGGGACGCAGCTACCGCACGCCGCGACGGCGCCCTCGGAGACCGGAGTCGGCAGCTCTTCGGCGCGGTACTCGAACCCGGGCCCATCGAGCACGCCGGAAAGCACGTCGTCGTCTCGTGCGGACGCCGCGGCCCAGGGCGTTGCGACGACGAACGAGAGGGCGATGTTCGAGGCCTCGCTAAAGAGGCTCGTAGCGCAGCAACAGCGCCATCTGCCGCCGCCGCTTCCGCAGTCTTCGTCGCGACAGAGGTCGTCCA GCATGCCCGATGTGGCGAGTACGGGTTTGAAGACCAGCATTCGTCGCGCTTGCTACTCGGCCAGCGCCAGCGGTGCCTGCTCACCCAACGAGTACGAGTCCTCCCCGTTAGGAGTGCGGACACCCGGCCGAGAACCGCACGCCATCAAGAGCACGCTCAGCTACCTGGACCTGGCGGAGCCCTGGAGAGATG TTTTCCGCGGCACCAGCGTGCAATTCACGCTTACGGGCCACATCGCATATGCTCCGTCGAGCTCAGGCCGTTCCGAGCTGCCAGAGAGCACGAGCAGCAGCGTGGCCAAGTTGGCCAGGACGTGGGCGCACGACCTCTCGGCGGACGCCAGGAGGAACACGACGTTGGCGGAGGTGGGCGCCGCAACTTCCGGCAGCGCCACTTCCGGTTCGTCCGCGGCGTACTGCACGCCGGCCAAGGTGGCCATTGTGGTCCAACTCGAGCTGCTGACCGACCGACCGCTCAGACTGCGCTCA CTGACAGGCGCCGGGCACCAGGGTCCCGACGCCCTGCTGGAGGCCGCGGCGTTCGAGCGTGCGGCCGCCCGAAAAAGGAACCGGGCGGTGCCACAGCGGCAGAGCCAGCTCCGGTTCGCCGGTACCACCCGGACCGCTACAGGCGAGGCAGTCGG GTACCGGCCCAGATCACCTGCCTCTAGTGGCAGCGCAACGACAGCCGACAGCAGCGGTTCCACTGAACCAGAGGAGCCTCCCAACTGA